TATTCCCTTGTTTTCGACCTTACTGTGCCACACCGCCGTAGGATCGACCTTCAGATCGTTTTTCCAGGAAAACATCATCACATCGTAGGCCCCGGTGCGAATCCGCTGAATGAAGGTTCTGGCATCCGCCACCTGGACGTTGACTTTTACTCCCGCCATTTTCATCTGTTTTTGGATGATGGCGGCCGAGGCTTCCAGCACCGGCTGGCCCTGGGCTAAAAGCAGATTTATCTGCAGTGCCTGGCGGGGGTTCTTGGCCAGAAAGCCATCCCTGTTCAGGGACTTCCACCCCAGGTCTGAAAGGGCGCTTTTGACAATCTCGGGATCGTAGGGCATCGGTTTGAGGTTCTCGTCGTAAGCCCAGGAGCTGGGCAGGATGGGGCCGGCCGCCGCCTGGCCCTTGCCCAGCAGCACGCTTTGGATTATTTCAGAGGGATCGATGGCCATGGCAAAAGCCTTGCGCAGTTGGGCCGAGGCGAACAGCGGGCTTTTAAGATTCCAGCCCAGATAGGCATATGATCTTCCGGGATAGTCGATGGCGACCAGATTGGGATCTCCCTGAAGTTTCAGGATGCTTTGGGGCGAGAGGTCCTCGGTCATGTCCACTTCTCCATTCTGCAGGGCTGCGGCCAGCGAGGCCTCGTCGCCGAAGAAACGGATCACTATCTGTTCCAGGGCCGGCTGGCCCTTGTAAAAGCCGGGGTTGGCGGTCAGCACCAAGCGGTCGCCCCGGATCCACTGTTCCACCTGGTAGGGCCCGTCGGTCACCGGGCTGGCGTCAAACTCTCCGGAAGCCAGGCTGGCCTGCTTTTCCAAAGCGTGCTTGGGCAATACGATGATGCCAGTGTCAAACAGCTCGTCGGAGTATAGCCGGTTGAACTTGAAGCGCACGGCGTAGGCGTTGATCACTTCCACGGTTTCCACGAACTGCAGATACCCGGCCCGGGAATAGTTGACCTGGGGGTCGGTCATCAGGTCGAAGGTATATTTGACGTCTTCGGCCGTCACCGGCTGCCCGTCGCTCCACTTGACGTCCTGGCGCAGATGATAGGTGACCTCCCGAAAATCCTCGGAGAACTTCCAGCTTTCGGCCAGCTCCGGCACTATGTTCATCGATTTATCAAAGCGATGCAGGCTCAGGAAAAGTTTTTCCTGGATATCGCTGGGCGCGGTAAACGACAGCAGCAGCGGGTTCAGCGAGGCCGGCTCGTTGAGCGAGCCGATGGTCAGCATGCCCCCGGCCTCGCCCAGGGGGTATTTTTCCCGTTTGGAGCAACCTGCGATCACTATCGCCAGGGCCGCTGCCATCACCAGAAAAAACCTGGCGCCGAAATGAGAAAACCGTTTCATGTTAGTGCTCCTCATAGTTTTAAAAGATATCCTCAACTTTGGCTTTTTGCCAAAATTGAATAACACTTAACATTATAACAAGTTAAGGCTTTTGTCAAGTAAAATTTACTTGCGAAGTCCGTAAATTTTGTAGTATAGTTATGCCATGAGGTTTTCTGCTTTCATATTTTTATTCCTGATCATTCTCAACACCACTGCAAAGGCCGACACCATGCCAAAAACAGACGCCGCCTATCTTGCCGCCGACCTCCACTGCGATGCCGCCATGAAGATCGTCAAGGGAAAGACTTTGACCGATAACTCCAGCCAAGTGACCATCGGCAAACTGAAGAAAGGCCGAGTTGGCCTGCAGGTCTTCGCCTGCTGGGTTCCTCCCTCTTACCGCCGCCAGAAGGCCATTGACTACACCTTGAAGATGATATCTATGACCAAATCCCAAATATCAAGCCACTCATCCCAATTGATGCTGGTGACCGATAAAGTTTCCTGGCAAAAATGCTTGAAGGAGAAGAAGACCGGGGTATTGCTGGGCATCGAAGGCGGGCACGCCCTGGGCGAGGAGACCGGCAATTTGAAGCTGTTTTATAAAGAAGGCGTCAGGATATTAACCCTGACCTGGAACAACTCCAACAAATTTGCCACTGCGGGGTTCAGCGCCGGCAAGACCAAAAAGGATTTAGGGCTTACAGCTGAAGGCATAAAGCTGGTGAAACTGGCCGACTCGCTGGGGGTGATGATCGACCTTTCCCATTCGTCAGAGAAGACATTCTGGGATGTGCTTAAATTAGCTAAAAAGCCGCCCCTAGCCTCCCATTCCTGCGCCAGGGCCTTGAACAAGAAATTCCAGTTTAGGAACCTGAGCGACAAGCAGATAAAGGCTTTGGCCCAGGCCGGGGGACTTATCGGCGTTAATTTTTGTCCCGCCTTTTTGGGGGAAAAGCGAAAACCGGTTGACATCAATTCGGTGGCCGACCAGTTTGACTACATGAAGAAGTTGGCCGGGGTTGATTGTTTGGCCTTGGGCTCGGATTTCGACGGGATCGAAGAAGTGCCCAAGGGATTGGAAGGCCCGGACAAGATACCGGACCTTCTGAAGGTGTTAGAGAAACAGGGGTTTGGTAAAGATGAGATAAGCAAGATAGCGCTGGATAACTTTATTAGATATATGGGATGGAGAAACTAAAGTTCCTTCAATATTGAAGGAACTTTAGTTTTATTGTATTTCTTTAATTTTATTTTTTATTTTTTCAACCATTTCAATATCTTGTGACAAATCTATATACTTATTCCACATCCGAATAGCTTGCTGGGAATCTCCGTACATTTTATAGGCAAAACCCAGCAACAAATAACAATGTGCAATGTTGTTGTTTTTATCAGCGAACCTCGATAAATATTTTATAGCAGAATCAGGATGGTTTTCGAATAAATATACTTGGCCTAAAGAATAAGGATCAATAATTGTACCGGCTGTGTCAAATTGTTGTGCCTTTTTAAAAAAATACAACGCCATCGAATTATTGCGTTCCACAAAATATATATTTGCCATATTGTTATAGGCGAAAGCAAAGGATGGATTCAGTTCGATAACCTTATTGTAATATACTAAACTACTGTCTTTTGCGCCCATAACATTATATAAATATGCCAACCTAAAATATGCCGTAATATCGTTGGGTGAACAATTTATGACCTTATGGTATTGCCCTATGGCATCTTGGTATTTTAATAAACGTTCATAATGCCCGGCCAAATTCAACCGCGGGAAAACGGCTTTCGGAGAGGCGTCGATCGTCTTGACGGTTATTTTATAATCGTTTTCCCAGTCAAAATTCCGCACATAAGTTCTGACCGCGATCAAAGCCAATAAGATTGCGCCAATGCAAATTGCAAGTTTGCCCCTTTCCCTTATGAACGGCAATTGCTCCATTGACTGGATTGTAAAAAGGCACAAACCTGCCGATGGGATATAAAGAAAACGCTCTGCCGCCGTTACCCCGCCTACCGAGCCGGGCCAAAGCACCGGAATAAGGGCCAGCCCGGCGAAGGCAAGGCCCGTCAAGTTTTTCTTCTTCCGGGAGAGCATGGTTACGACGGTGGCAAATGCGACAATTACTGCCGTTGTTTTTAGAAACAAAGACAGGCCATTGTTAACATCAAAAACAGGGTAAGCATTCAGTTTTAGCGGCAGATAAAACGACTTCAGGTAAAACGCCGCCGAGGCCATCATTAAACATATTTTTTGCGGCCAGGAAAGAAACTCGCTGTTTCTGGACACCAACAGCGTCCCCATGGCATGATACCTTGCCCCCAAATATATGGCCACGGCAACGGCAAAACCCAAGTATCGCCGCCAGCGTAGATTCCCATTCGGGCCAAAGTTTTTCCCCATCATATAATCGCAACCGATAACCGCCAACGGAAGAGAGATCGCCATTTCTTTAGACAACAACGCCAACATGAAAAATAACGGCGAGATGGCGTAATGAATTATGTTTTTTTGTGACAGTAGATACATGGATATGGACGCAAAATAAAACAAACCGCAAAGCAGATCAGTCCTGCCCCATATTGGCGCCACA
This is a stretch of genomic DNA from candidate division TA06 bacterium. It encodes these proteins:
- a CDS encoding membrane dipeptidase — translated: MRFSAFIFLFLIILNTTAKADTMPKTDAAYLAADLHCDAAMKIVKGKTLTDNSSQVTIGKLKKGRVGLQVFACWVPPSYRRQKAIDYTLKMISMTKSQISSHSSQLMLVTDKVSWQKCLKEKKTGVLLGIEGGHALGEETGNLKLFYKEGVRILTLTWNNSNKFATAGFSAGKTKKDLGLTAEGIKLVKLADSLGVMIDLSHSSEKTFWDVLKLAKKPPLASHSCARALNKKFQFRNLSDKQIKALAQAGGLIGVNFCPAFLGEKRKPVDINSVADQFDYMKKLAGVDCLALGSDFDGIEEVPKGLEGPDKIPDLLKVLEKQGFGKDEISKIALDNFIRYMGWRN
- a CDS encoding TonB family protein; the encoded protein is MKRFSHFGARFFLVMAAALAIVIAGCSKREKYPLGEAGGMLTIGSLNEPASLNPLLLSFTAPSDIQEKLFLSLHRFDKSMNIVPELAESWKFSEDFREVTYHLRQDVKWSDGQPVTAEDVKYTFDLMTDPQVNYSRAGYLQFVETVEVINAYAVRFKFNRLYSDELFDTGIIVLPKHALEKQASLASGEFDASPVTDGPYQVEQWIRGDRLVLTANPGFYKGQPALEQIVIRFFGDEASLAAALQNGEVDMTEDLSPQSILKLQGDPNLVAIDYPGRSYAYLGWNLKSPLFASAQLRKAFAMAIDPSEIIQSVLLGKGQAAAGPILPSSWAYDENLKPMPYDPEIVKSALSDLGWKSLNRDGFLAKNPRQALQINLLLAQGQPVLEASAAIIQKQMKMAGVKVNVQVADARTFIQRIRTGAYDVMMFSWKNDLKVDPTAVWHSKVENKGIFNLLEYSNPQVDSLIDQGLGTLSRRKAKDIWVKFQQVVAQEQPATYLFVPNAVAMVYKGVKGAQSDARGPLASLDEWWIPSAERRGAQVAAVTPPAPETPAPVTTPEPETPASTPVTNKPAPAAPKPVPVKPAPAPKPVNPQDILVAETPTPAATPAPVAAAPEPVAEIPPTDPEPTNIGKAEYPDLARKAGITGRVFVKVIVGADGKVKSAEVLRGIGGGCDEAAMEAAKKSNFKPGTVNGQPAERSFTIPYSFR
- a CDS encoding tetratricopeptide repeat protein; the encoded protein is MIKNISKKYLFILLLIGVLLPYSNTLRNGFTWDDFPLIEKDERIRGTGNIPHIFSSDFWPSGGGTDEKLGYYRPAVTVSYLIDYSLWGLRPRGYHFSNILYHLIATLLLFLILDRVCKNGQAAFYASLLFAIHPIHTEAVAPIWGRTDLLCGLFYFASISMYLLSQKNIIHYAISPLFFMLALLSKEMAISLPLAVIGCDYMMGKNFGPNGNLRWRRYLGFAVAVAIYLGARYHAMGTLLVSRNSEFLSWPQKICLMMASAAFYLKSFYLPLKLNAYPVFDVNNGLSLFLKTTAVIVAFATVVTMLSRKKKNLTGLAFAGLALIPVLWPGSVGGVTAAERFLYIPSAGLCLFTIQSMEQLPFIRERGKLAICIGAILLALIAVRTYVRNFDWENDYKITVKTIDASPKAVFPRLNLAGHYERLLKYQDAIGQYHKVINCSPNDITAYFRLAYLYNVMGAKDSSLVYYNKVIELNPSFAFAYNNMANIYFVERNNSMALYFFKKAQQFDTAGTIIDPYSLGQVYLFENHPDSAIKYLSRFADKNNNIAHCYLLLGFAYKMYGDSQQAIRMWNKYIDLSQDIEMVEKIKNKIKEIQ